Genomic DNA from Telopea speciosissima isolate NSW1024214 ecotype Mountain lineage chromosome 2, Tspe_v1, whole genome shotgun sequence:
agttgttctatctctctgttcaattgatagcactcctctgtgtcgtgcccattctctttgtggaagagacaatatttgttacggtttcgcttctctggcgctgctagcatgggtcgtggccaatggagtaggtcacggtcctggatctgcatgagtatctgggacctggtggtgttcagtggtgtgaactcaggggtgcttgccctctcacttctctctgggcggcggtctgtcctcctagatgggcggtcgctcttctcttgtcgacgctctgtcctcgacctcttaccctctttacggtcatcaggtgctgacctcttgttgtcctgtggcttggcctcgattatttttgttcttgcttGTAGTActtcggccatatttgcaaactcgttgcaccgctccaggagctctttcatggtcctggtctcatgacgtgccaggtccttgatcaagtccaggtccctaatacctcctgctagggctgcatgctatgtctggtcatccaagtctcgaacttccagggactccttggtgaacctggtaacgtattccttgagagattccccagggttctgtaccacgttcagtagattgacggtggtcttcttctgcttgacgctactttggaagcgggtgacgaactgttcacatagctctgcgaacgagcctatagatctcggtcgtagcctggacaaccatgatgtggctgctcccttgagggacgcagggaatgcccgacaggataccacgtccgacccccatacagcgtcatcatgccattaaagtagttgatgtggtcattagggtcagtggtaccactgtagagttcaaaggtgggtagtcgaaacctggaaggtagtgtggctgacatgatctctgccgagaatgggtgttgtccaggtatggaatgtgtctcgcctttggtatgcttcttcaacccttccagcttctcatccaggtcgcggagtctttgatcgagctcctcatcccgtgtctgccccccacgcctagccggacgttcgctgcgaccccgttcacgctctttcctggatgtcccctcccgccttgagtgttggcgggatggtgaatggtcacgccgtgatgaaccctgtcgtgaaggtgaggggctttcttctctgtaggtccggcttcgtcgtggtatgtgaccttcttccagtcgtccgtcaaacacagacctccggaccgatctctgcgggctagacaccctcaccctgggtgttggcgtcctcccacgttctgaccgtggcgagaggtctcttgttctcctgggatgctgggaatgctccccccgctgcggagtgggggttgcctgtcgcgcaagtctctctgatctcgcgcccctgggagatgatctcctagggtttggctcttgttgaggtatggactccacccttgctgatggtgaagtcctccgacggtgagatgtcgcacgctgcgtcaggtattctcgaaagagtcgttattcatcgaggatctgtcgttgcaggtcgttgatctgacccacagtggctggagcattggggtcaggtgtcacctccaccaccacatcgtcggcctcgtcattgttgggctcggcgatcacgaactggtcattaagggggatctcctcctccagagggacatggtcctggttgttggctctgcggcgagagcactctgggggtggtgatccattccttgctccgttgttggtggtggtagtcttccttcgtgccattgaatgagtatggaagcgagctagtagctgtaatggctagcgtcgttcccacagacggcgccaatctgttgcatcaagaaatcgtcgagcggtcctgcgagtgccgtcacctgcaagtggaccaaggggtcaacagagagaaccggtgtggtcccggcctagggctctccgatgccaaagttagatctcctggcgcaaatagatgaatagtgattattcaatatgagattagatgtcccctatggggttgtgtacctttgccttttatagtagcatatggcggtgtggagagtccccgtttgattgacgattgtgccgttgagtggatagaggccctggggtaacggggctctatcctgattggccatctccccgtgggagggagtgtcctggtggcatcaggatccttggtggatagatacctgcgtgtggtgataacgtccttggtgcttgaatccgtctggatgacgtgacctctaagcggcggtctagagtcctggtagtgacatgagtcttagcgatacgaagggtcgtagatgggtggcccccacctcacgtgcccacgcgTGTGCGGGTGCGAGCCCGCACTGGGTGAGCGCGCTGGGTGAGCCGCGCTGGTGAGGCGCGCTGGTGAGGCGCAGGGTGAGGGCGcgctggtgaggaggccgcgctgggtgaggaggccgcgcctgggtgaggccgcgctgggtgaggccgcgcctggtgaggaggccgcgcctgggtgaggaggccgcgccctggtgaagaggccgcgcctgggtgaggccgcgcctagtgaggaggccgctcctgggtgaggaggccgcgcctgggtgaggccgcacctaggtgaggGGGCCgcgggtgaggaggccgcgccctggtgaggaggccgcgcctgggtgaggccgcgcctaggtgagggggccgcgcctgggtgaggccacgcctgggtgaggccgcgcctgggtgaggctgtgaggaggccgcgccctggtgaggaggccgcgcctgggtgaggccgcgccccggatgtgtggccgcgcccgagtagtggccgcccccgaatggtgctgggactccggttcgttccccttggctatggggcgggtcgtctatgacacgtggcggtcgttgattggccctgtgaatattggatgtatcaggcTCCACCACTCCTTTTCCACTATCTATCTCACTATCTTTCCTTCCCACCCTGCTGGCTTTACGTTATAAAAGCTCCACTTCTCACTCTTCAATTCACGGAGTATCTTTCCCATCATTTAACCCATTCACAGGAAGCAATTAGAACGGGAGTTAcgaattgagagagagagagagagagagagagagagagatggaggagagagaagaggatgTAAAGGTGGGAGCAAACCAGTTCCCAGAAAGGCAGCCAATTGGGACGGCAGCACAAAGCCAAGGCAAGGACTACAAAGAACCACCGCGGGCGCTGTTGTTCGTACCAGGCGAGTTGAGTTCATGGTCTTTCTACAGGGCCGGCATCGCCGAGTTCGTGGCTACCTTTCTCTTCTTATACATCACCTTATTGACTGTCATAGGTGTGAATAGGTCTCTTGACAAGTGTGCTTCCGTTGGAATCCAAGGCATCGCTTGGGCTTTCGGTGGCATGATCTTTGCTCTCGTCTATTGTACAGCTGGCATCTCAGGTACGtactaactaactaactaactgCCAACTAATACTACtactcctctttttctttcttcatcatctgagATGACTCTGACTCTGACTCTGACTGTGACTGTGACTGTGAAGGGGGTCATATAAACCCGGCGGTGACGTTCGGGCTACTGTTGGCGAGGAAGCTATCTCTGACGAGGTCTGTGTTCTACATGGTGATGCAGTGTCTAGGAGCCATCTGTGGAGCGGGAGTGGTGAAGGGATTCCAGAAGAGTCAGTATGAGATGTTGGGTGGGGGTGCAAACATGGTATCCCATGGCTACACCAAGGGTGATGGCTGTGGTGCCGAGATCGTTGGTACCTTCATCCTTGTCTACACTGTCTTTTCCGCCACTGATGCCAAGCGTAAAGCTCGAGATTCCCACGTCCCTGTAAGCCATTCTTCCCCAATTTGACTCTCCTCCAGCTGTGATGGGAGCATGACCCcttatgaaatgaccaaatACTCCCTGTTTTTGCTGTGCTGTATCTTTCAGCTCCCACCATGATTGGAGGAAACCTAAGTCCCATTCTAtcctgttttttttaatttttttttataagtaaattagattaaaaaaatgaaagaagggtaaaaaattaaaagaaaaaggaatgttAACCGGTGCTGTGTTTGGGGGTGTACCTGTGCCATACACAGCTTGGCATGAAAAGACCATCATACCCCTAAATCTTTCCACTTTTCCAGGGGGTGTAGCGGTCTTTTTGTGCCagctgtgtctaggcgcaggtaCACACCCACACATAGCACCGATTAACGTTCTTTC
This window encodes:
- the LOC122649780 gene encoding probable aquaporin PIP1-4, with product MEEREEDVKVGANQFPERQPIGTAAQSQGKDYKEPPRALLFVPGELSSWSFYRAGIAEFVATFLFLYITLLTVIGVNRSLDKCASVGIQGIAWAFGGMIFALVYCTAGISGGHINPAVTFGLLLARKLSLTRSVFYMVMQCLGAICGAGVVKGFQKSQYEMLGGGANMVSHGYTKGDGCGAEIVGTFILVYTVFSATDAKRKARDSHVPILAPLPIGFAVFLVHLATIPITGTVINPARSLGAAIIYNRDHAWDDHWIFWVGPFVGAGLAALYHQVVIRAIPFKSK